The window AGCTGTTGGCGGGGTCCTGGGGCACGCTGGCGGTAATGACGGAAGTGACGCTGAAGGTGATGCCGCGTCCGGAGAGCGAGCGCACGCTGGTGCTACGGGGGCTCGACGATGTCAGCGCCAATAAGGCGATGACGGCGGCGCTGGGCTCACCGTTCGATGTGTCCGGCGCCGCGCATGTGCCGAATTCGGTGTTTCGGGCGGATACCGGCGGGGTCGGCGACCTCGGCTCAGTGCAAGCCGCGGTCACCTTGCTGCGGCTGGAGGGCATCACGGGGTCGGCTTCCCATCGCGCGGGGGCGCTCGCCAAACTTCTCGCGCCCTTTGGGAGCGCGGAAATTGTCGAAGATGCCGCTTCAGCTGCTATCTGGAGTTCGGTTCGCGACATAAGACCATTCGCGGCCAATGGCTCGCTCGGCGCCTGGCCGGTATGGCGGATCGCCTGTCCGCCGGCCTCGGGCGGGGTGCTCGGCGAGCGGCTGGCGCGCGACACAGGCGGCGATGTGATCTACGACTGGGGCGGGGGCCTGATCTGGGCGGCGCTGCCGCCCAAGCCCGACGCCCAGGCCGCTTTGGTGCGCCAGCGCGCCGAGGAGGCTTCCGGTCACGCCACCTTGATTCGCGCATCCGAAGAGGTACGGCGCAATGTCGACGTATTTCATCCACAGGCTGGCGGCCTTGCGGCGCTTGGTGAGCGCGTCCGGCAAAGCTTCGATCCGAAGAACATCCTC is drawn from Bradyrhizobium lablabi and contains these coding sequences:
- a CDS encoding FAD-binding protein, with amino-acid sequence MDTLKVRDAKDVEAAVRAAIAGDQPLEIIGHGSKRLIGQPMATNAVLDLSALNAVTSYEPNELIITVQAGAPLSDVLSLIDSKNQQFAFEPMNTSMLLGTPDIGTIGGMIGAGLAGPRRIKAGGARDHLLGAHAVSGFGDSFKAGGRVVKNVTGYDLCKLLAGSWGTLAVMTEVTLKVMPRPESERTLVLRGLDDVSANKAMTAALGSPFDVSGAAHVPNSVFRADTGGVGDLGSVQAAVTLLRLEGITGSASHRAGALAKLLAPFGSAEIVEDAASAAIWSSVRDIRPFAANGSLGAWPVWRIACPPASGGVLGERLARDTGGDVIYDWGGGLIWAALPPKPDAQAALVRQRAEEASGHATLIRASEEVRRNVDVFHPQAGGLAALGERVRQSFDPKNILNRGRMLRGAAA